Proteins encoded in a region of the Apostichopus japonicus isolate 1M-3 chromosome 19, ASM3797524v1, whole genome shotgun sequence genome:
- the LOC139960205 gene encoding autocrine proliferation repressor protein A-like isoform X3 — protein sequence MKNSTILTICLLLVALALSALLGVVIHRSTQQDEESTEVNLSELEKYIQKQDSSYSYRILPEYTTRGRDDSYTIFVLNMTSQTWLSTSTVTHTIWWHYLTVIIPDDIKYTDVGCLYVTGDTNDDEPRNPLRDPEFRLVIELSKRTGLVCAMQRQNPNGPIKFFDDPENVYRRSDDLIAYTFKYFLEEHQDNPEAVLLMPMVKSVVRAMDTVSNFVDSRIQRFLLCGASKRGWAAWLTAAVDDRVIGLMPLVLDSLNMQANFAHHYRSMNGWSWALKDYWYHNITTYLTNPINKVLADIVDPFAYRHKLTLPKYIITAGSDEFFLPDNAHYFYDQMSGPTYLRIHPNTDHILIGKYRKLIVETEGFIYMVLENGVFPKITWRRTEGNTIGSIVLTTNVEPINITAWSANSYTDSRRDFRVIVARTPNTTEVKPQVTTYSDIGVGRVGTDYIAKIEKPTTGWSCFFIEMTFPAPNNSYIVFTSEAHIVPDTYPVGNCFGQECKGTLV from the exons ATGAAGAATTCAACGATATTGACAATATGTTTGCTTCTGGTGGCGCTGGCCCTTTCGGCTCTATTGGGAGTTGTCATTCATCGTAGCACCCAACAAGATGAGGAAAGCACAGAAGTAAATCTCTCTGAGCTGGAGAAGTACATTCAGAAACAAGATTCTAGTTACTCTTACAGGATCTTACCTGAATATACCACACGAGGGAGAGATGACTCATATACTATATTTGTCCtgaatatgacgtcacaaacaTGGCTGTCAA CTTCTACGGTGACGCACACTATATGGTGGCATTATTTGACTGTTATAATACCTGACGATATCAAATACACAGATGTTGGATGTCTTTACGTCACAGGGGATACAAATGACGATGA GCCAAGAAATCCACTTCGTGACCCCGAGTTTCGATTGGTTATAGAATTATCAAAACGGACAGGATT AGTTTGCGCAATGCAAAGACAAAATCCTAACGGACCAATCAAGTTCTTC GATGATCCGGAGAACGTTTACCGAAGGAGCGACGACTTGATAGCTTACACCTTTAAGTATTTTCTAGAGGAACATCAGGATAATCCAGAGGCCGTATTGCTGATGCCCATGGTCAAG TCCGTTGTTCGTGCTATGGACACTGTATCCAACTTTGTCGATTCCAGAATTCAACGTTTCTTGCTTTGCGGTGCTTCAAAA AGAGGCTGGGCTGCGTGGCTCACTGCTGCCGTAGATGACAGAGTCATTGGGTTGATGCCATTGGTCCTTGACTCTCTCAATATGCAAGCG AATTTTGCCCATCATTATCGTTCCATGAACGGCTGGTCCTGGGCCCTTAAAGATTACTGGTACCACAACATTACAACTTATCTGACGAACCCAATCAACAAAGTCCTGGCTGATATTGTCGATCCATTTG CTTACAGACATAAACTCACTTTaccaaaatatatcataactgCTGGAAGTGATGAATTCTTTTTGCCTGACAACGCCCATTACTTTTACGACCAGATGTCTGGACCGACATATCTACG AATCCATCCAAACACAGATCACATTTTGATCGGGAAGTACAGAAAGTTGATAGTCGAAACAGAAGGATTCATCTACATGGTGCTGGAG AATGGAGTATTTCCAAAGATAACTTGGAGACGAACAGAG GGTAACACCATAGGTAGTATAGTGCTAACAACTAATGTAGAACCAATCAACATCACAGCATGGAGTGCCAACAGCTACACAGACTCCCG ACGAGATTTCCGCGTCATCGTAGCCAGGACACCGAATACTACTGAGGTGAAGCCACAAGTAACCACTTACAGTGACATTGGAGTTGGTCGAGTG GGTACAGATTACATTGCAAAGATTGAGAAACCAACGACTGGTTGGAGTTGTTTCTTTATAGAG ATGACATTCCCAGCGCCTAACAATAGCTACATTGTCTTTACATCAGAGGCACATATTGTACCAGATACTTATCCAGTTGGTAATTGTTTCGGACAAGAGTGCAAAGGAACGCTTGTGTAA